One part of the Geoalkalibacter sp. genome encodes these proteins:
- a CDS encoding ammonium transporter translates to MRKTLSIIAAALLVLALPALGLAEEEAPVTDIAFILNSFSFLVSGALVMWMAAGFAMLEAGMVRSKNVATICLKNISLYSIAGILYYLIGYNLMYSGVDGGFLGSFGLWAPDDAAALAGDYSAGYASGSDWFFQMVFVATAASVVSGTVAERIKLWPFLLFCVVLTGIIYPIQGAWSWGGGWLDEMGFSDYAGSTIVHSVGGWAALTGAIILGARKGKYGAGGRVNPIPGSSMPLATLGTFVLWLGWFGFNGGSVLALGSVEAVVEMSVVYLNTNLAAAGGIVAAMIALQIIYKKVDLSMALNGALAGLVSITAGPATPSPGAAVLIGAVGGVLVVLAVPLFDKLRIDDVVGALSVHLVCGIWGTLAVPFTDGEASFLTQLIGVISVGAFVSVLSAGVWLAMKYTIGIRVSPEEEHSGSDTAELGLEAYPEFGQGSQKLR, encoded by the coding sequence ATGAGAAAAACATTGTCCATCATCGCCGCGGCTCTGCTGGTGCTCGCTCTTCCGGCCCTGGGCCTGGCCGAGGAGGAGGCGCCGGTCACGGACATCGCCTTTATCCTCAACAGCTTTTCCTTTCTCGTCAGCGGCGCGCTGGTCATGTGGATGGCGGCCGGTTTCGCCATGCTCGAAGCCGGCATGGTGCGCAGCAAGAACGTCGCCACCATCTGCCTCAAGAACATCTCGCTGTACTCCATCGCCGGCATTCTCTACTACCTGATCGGCTACAACCTCATGTACAGCGGCGTGGACGGCGGTTTCCTGGGCAGCTTCGGCCTCTGGGCGCCGGATGACGCGGCGGCTCTGGCCGGTGATTACTCGGCGGGCTATGCCAGCGGCTCCGACTGGTTCTTCCAGATGGTGTTCGTCGCCACGGCGGCCTCGGTGGTTTCGGGAACCGTGGCCGAGCGCATCAAATTGTGGCCCTTTCTGCTGTTCTGCGTGGTTCTCACCGGCATCATCTATCCCATTCAGGGCGCCTGGAGCTGGGGCGGCGGCTGGCTGGACGAAATGGGCTTTTCCGACTACGCCGGATCGACCATCGTGCACTCGGTGGGCGGCTGGGCGGCCCTGACCGGTGCCATCATTCTCGGCGCGCGCAAGGGCAAGTACGGAGCGGGAGGGCGCGTTAATCCCATCCCTGGTTCGAGCATGCCCCTGGCGACCCTCGGCACCTTCGTGCTCTGGCTGGGCTGGTTCGGTTTCAACGGCGGCTCGGTGCTGGCCCTGGGTTCCGTCGAGGCGGTCGTCGAGATGTCCGTGGTCTACCTTAACACCAATCTGGCGGCGGCCGGCGGCATCGTCGCGGCCATGATCGCCCTGCAGATCATCTACAAGAAAGTCGACCTCTCCATGGCCCTCAACGGTGCCCTGGCCGGTCTGGTGTCCATCACCGCCGGACCCGCCACCCCCTCGCCCGGCGCGGCGGTGCTCATCGGGGCGGTTGGCGGCGTACTGGTGGTGCTGGCCGTCCCCCTCTTCGACAAGCTCAGAATCGATGACGTGGTCGGCGCCCTGTCGGTCCATCTGGTGTGCGGCATCTGGGGAACGCTGGCGGTTCCTTTCACCGACGGCGAGGCCAGCTTTCTCACCCAGCTGATCGGCGTGATTTCCGTGGGCGCCTTCGTCTCGGTCTTGAGCGCCGGGGTCTGGCTGGCCATGAAATACACCATCGGCATCCGCGTGTCGCCCGAGGAAGAGCATAGTGGTTCGGACACCGCCGAACTCGGCCTGGAGGCTTATCCTGAATTCGGCCAGGGCTCGCAGAAGTTGCGCTGA
- a CDS encoding inositol monophosphatase family protein → MKEIALRAAREGGRILMQKFGTALRIEHKGAVDLVTEADREAEQAIVGVIRQTFPRHSILAEEADYGEGNAAYRWIIDPLDGTTNFAHAFPWFAVSIALEVDGAVVLGVVYNPANQEMYVAEKGRGAYLNDVQIRVSTLAGIEDSLLATGFPYDRKHSEVNNYDHFLNFQQAAQACRRAGVASLDLACTAAGRFDGYWEMKLKPWDVAAGKLLVEEAGGLVSDFDGRPCDIFGAEILASNGLIHEPMMDLLRHGRRPG, encoded by the coding sequence ATGAAGGAAATTGCCTTGCGCGCCGCCCGCGAAGGGGGGCGCATTCTGATGCAGAAATTCGGCACCGCCTTGCGCATCGAACACAAGGGCGCCGTGGATCTGGTGACCGAGGCCGACCGTGAAGCCGAGCAGGCCATCGTCGGGGTCATCCGCCAAACCTTTCCCCGCCATTCCATCCTGGCCGAGGAAGCCGACTACGGCGAAGGCAACGCCGCGTATCGCTGGATCATCGACCCCCTCGACGGCACCACCAATTTTGCCCATGCTTTTCCCTGGTTCGCGGTTTCCATTGCGCTTGAGGTCGATGGCGCGGTGGTTCTCGGCGTCGTTTACAATCCGGCCAATCAGGAAATGTATGTGGCGGAAAAAGGGCGCGGCGCCTATCTCAACGATGTGCAGATCCGCGTCTCGACCCTTGCCGGGATCGAGGACAGCCTGCTTGCCACCGGATTTCCCTATGACCGCAAGCACAGCGAGGTCAACAACTACGATCATTTTCTCAATTTTCAGCAGGCCGCCCAGGCCTGCCGGCGGGCCGGGGTCGCCTCGCTGGATCTGGCCTGCACCGCAGCCGGCCGTTTCGATGGTTACTGGGAGATGAAACTCAAGCCCTGGGACGTGGCGGCGGGCAAACTGCTGGTCGAGGAGGCCGGGGGGCTTGTCAGTGATTTCGACGGCCGCCCCTGTGACATTTTCGGAGCGGAAATCCTGGCGTCCAACGGGCTGATTCATGAGCCGATGATGGATCTGCTGCGTCACGGCCGACGCCCCGGCTAA
- a CDS encoding class 1 fructose-bisphosphatase: MTAVAKPGSTKFQVDLRRHLRETEEDRDLTRLICEIADASKYIINSIRTGDLGLAGTSNLYGEDQLALDVLSDRILRKRLIHSGVVANILSEETTEIIKVAPDGKYSVAYDPLDGSSLVDVNLAVGTIVSIYESTNIFQPGRNQVAAMYILYGPRTSLVYSTGKGVHEFSMNQLMEFTLDRENVKMKPSGSIYSPGGQRNLYTEGTEKYVRFLEEKGCKLRYSGGFVPDINQVLLKGTGIFFYPHLRNKPNGKLRLLFELNPMAYLVEQAGGKASTGRQRILDLQPQGIDDCAPIFIGCREDVEKAEEFIAQFG; the protein is encoded by the coding sequence ATGACAGCCGTTGCCAAGCCCGGCTCCACCAAATTTCAGGTCGATCTGCGCCGTCATCTCAGGGAAACCGAGGAGGACCGCGACCTGACGCGGTTGATCTGCGAGATTGCGGATGCCTCGAAGTACATCATCAATTCCATCCGCACCGGCGACCTCGGGCTGGCCGGCACCTCCAACCTCTACGGCGAGGACCAACTCGCCCTCGATGTGCTCTCCGACCGCATCCTGCGCAAGCGCCTGATCCATTCGGGCGTGGTGGCCAACATTCTCTCCGAGGAGACCACCGAGATCATCAAGGTTGCCCCCGACGGCAAGTATTCCGTCGCTTACGACCCTCTGGACGGCTCTTCCCTGGTGGATGTCAACCTAGCGGTCGGCACCATTGTTTCCATCTACGAGAGCACCAATATTTTTCAGCCCGGCCGCAACCAGGTGGCGGCCATGTACATTCTTTATGGACCGCGCACCTCGCTGGTCTATTCCACCGGCAAGGGCGTGCATGAATTCAGCATGAACCAGCTGATGGAGTTCACCCTGGATCGCGAGAACGTCAAAATGAAGCCCAGCGGTTCCATCTATTCTCCCGGCGGGCAGCGCAACCTCTATACCGAGGGCACGGAAAAATACGTGCGCTTTCTCGAGGAAAAGGGCTGCAAGCTGCGCTACAGCGGCGGCTTCGTGCCCGATATCAACCAGGTCTTGCTCAAGGGGACGGGGATTTTTTTCTATCCGCATCTGCGCAACAAACCCAACGGCAAGCTGCGTTTGCTCTTCGAGCTCAATCCCATGGCCTATCTCGTCGAGCAGGCCGGCGGCAAGGCGTCCACCGGCCGTCAGCGCATTCTCGACCTCCAGCCCCAGGGCATCGACGATTGCGCGCCGATCTTTATCGGCTGCCGGGAGGACGTGGAAAAGGCCGAGGAGTTTATCGCCCAGTTCGGCTGA